The Fructilactobacillus ixorae genome has a window encoding:
- a CDS encoding DUF2922 domain-containing protein: protein MLYENFIISIVFKTEQYKVRTLQLNYANQNSEVAKVEDLMNLISALEMFKKDGINLYATPVATRYAENSKYPIFGYFKQVA, encoded by the coding sequence ATTTTATATGAAAATTTTATAATTAGTATTGTATTCAAGACGGAACAATACAAGGTTCGGACGTTACAATTGAACTATGCAAATCAGAATTCAGAAGTGGCAAAAGTGGAAGATTTGATGAATCTAATTTCAGCTTTGGAAATGTTTAAAAAGGATGGAATAAATCTTTATGCTACTCCGGTGGCTACCCGATATGCGGAAAATAGTAAGTACCCAATTTTTGGATATTTTAAGCAAGTTGCATAA
- a CDS encoding DUF1492 domain-containing protein, with the protein MSFQAGRSFLGNLAFNNHAQDDLDTKIYLELVLSHLTDHEQRLLQLLYIDGKTILLISAELKVSRKTFYQWWKSIQQKLISILGNTFMRRKVG; encoded by the coding sequence ATGTCATTCCAAGCTGGCAGAAGCTTTCTGGGCAACCTTGCCTTTAATAATCATGCTCAAGATGACTTGGATACTAAAATTTATCTTGAACTGGTATTAAGTCATCTAACTGATCATGAACAACGATTATTACAGTTATTGTATATAGATGGAAAAACGATTTTGTTAATTTCCGCAGAACTAAAGGTATCTCGCAAAACTTTTTATCAATGGTGGAAAAGCATCCAACAAAAATTAATTTCAATTCTGGGTAACACATTTATGAGAAGAAAAGTTGGTTAA